From the genome of Phyllostomus discolor isolate MPI-MPIP mPhyDis1 chromosome 12, mPhyDis1.pri.v3, whole genome shotgun sequence, one region includes:
- the LOC114511392 gene encoding carcinoembryonic antigen-related cell adhesion molecule 21-like, with translation MGSLSVSTHRGLLHWQGLLVAVSLFNFWCQPTTAQLAIVSTSIAEGEAALLPLRNTPPEVLAFVWYKGEGTSKNSIIAFLFTFSTYDIKGVAYSGRERITADGSLLIDNVTMNDAGMYTVVVYITDEIKEIGFGRLNVYEPDLVVSLVASNTTVTENKDTVILTCNTNALYIHWLFYGMKLQLNERMKLSTDHRTLTIDPVKREDAGIYWCDVSNPIKSTTSRTVELHVKFE, from the exons ATGGGATCCCTGTCAgtctctacccacagaggactCCTCCACTGGCAAGGGCTCCTAGTGGCTG tcTCACTCTTCAACTTTTGGTGCCAGCCCACCACAGCTCAACTCGCTATTGTGTCAACCTCTATTGCTGAAGGGGAGGCTGCACTTCTACCTCTCCGCAATACACCTCCTGAAGTTCTAGCCTTTGTATGGTACAAGGGAGAAGGGACAAGCAAAAATAGtattattgcatttcttttcacattttcaacATATGATATAAAAGGTGTTGCATACAGTGGTCGAGAGAGAATAACTGCTGATGGATCCTTGCTGATAGATAATGTCACCATGAATGATGCAGGAATGTACACCGTGGTAGTCTACATTAcagatgaaataaaagaaattggatTTGGGAGGCTTAACGTATATG AGCCTGATTTAGTGGTCTCCCTCGTAGCCAGCAACACCACAGTCACAGAGAATAAGGATACTGTGATCTTGACATGCAACACAAATGCACTCTACATCCACTGGTTGTTCTATGGCATGAAGCTTCAGCTGAATGAGCGCATGAAGTTATCCACAGACCACCGAACCCTCACCATAGACCCTGTGAAGAGGGAAGATGCTGGGATTTACTGGTGTGATGTCTCCAACCCCATCAAGTCTACTACAAGTAGGACTGTTGAGCTGCATGTGAAATTTGAGTGA